A section of the Felis catus isolate Fca126 chromosome B2, F.catus_Fca126_mat1.0, whole genome shotgun sequence genome encodes:
- the CB2H6orf226 gene encoding uncharacterized protein C6orf226 homolog produces the protein MVCELLYISSDGGCTHLTRKCLPARLSGLRPGMEQHSGRVRPDPGPQPVESAPASVTLAQLLQLVQEGRELPGLERRCITATHGEPTAPRLPRRPKPWEASASAEAPAPPP, from the coding sequence ATGGTCTGCGAGCTCCTCTACATTTCTTCGGACGGTGGTTGCACCCACCTCACCCGGAAGTGCTTGCCCGCACGCCTGTCAGGCTTGCGCCCCGGCATGGAGCAGCACAGCGGTCGGGTCCGCCCTGACCCGGGCCCGCAGCCCGTGGAGTCGGCCCCCGCCTCGGTGACCCTGGCGCAGCTCCTGCAGCTGGTCCAGGAGGGCCGGGAGCTCCCGGGCCTGGAGAGGCGCTGCATCACAGCGACCCACGGCGAACCCACGGCGCCCCGGCTCCCGCGGAGGCCCAAGCCCTGGGAGGCCTCGGCGTCGGCCGAggcccccgcgccgccgccgTAG